From a region of the uncultured Desulfatiglans sp. genome:
- a CDS encoding hypothetical protein (Evidence 5 : Unknown function): protein MCDISQWQVRSLNCLSEIGSGSAPLSQKGSFPIMGANGQIGSTDRSNFELGYLVGRVGSVGAIKYISSPCWASDNTLTVKPKPAVCDLAFLGHLLFFFHPEKLATINAQPLITQTNLGNLSTVVPRSTDEQHAIATILDTVDEAIRRTEALIAKLRQVKVGMLHDLLTCGLNENGELRDPIRHPEQFKNSPLGRIPKGWEINTIGSLIKELEAGASVNAWDRPAGGGDFGVLKTSCVFGGKFLPEENKTVLPRDQARVSCPVRANSIIISRMNTPLLVGESGYVKEEHPGIYLPDRLWQAVMREEKRVSVKWLSHVLNWEPVRKFIRDIATGTSGSMKNISKGVFLSIEIKIPLPDEQESIANRLGAFDAIMAKESKKSSKLHQLKQGLMHDLLTGRVRMPESILQKYQAEVAAE from the coding sequence ATGTGTGATATTTCCCAGTGGCAAGTCCGATCATTAAATTGTCTGTCTGAAATTGGTAGCGGTTCAGCTCCACTATCTCAGAAAGGTTCCTTCCCTATTATGGGAGCAAATGGCCAAATAGGAAGCACTGATCGTTCCAATTTCGAATTAGGATATCTTGTTGGGCGTGTAGGTTCTGTAGGAGCAATTAAGTATATTTCAAGTCCTTGCTGGGCATCTGATAACACTTTGACAGTGAAGCCTAAACCTGCGGTCTGTGATTTAGCTTTCCTCGGTCACCTGTTATTTTTTTTTCATCCTGAGAAACTTGCTACAATAAATGCTCAGCCTCTCATAACACAAACAAACCTTGGTAATCTTTCAACTGTTGTTCCTCGATCTACCGATGAACAACACGCCATTGCCACCATTCTCGACACCGTGGACGAGGCAATCCGGCGGACCGAGGCCTTGATTGCCAAGCTGCGCCAGGTGAAGGTGGGGATGCTCCACGACCTTCTCACCTGCGGCCTCAACGAAAACGGTGAACTCCGCGACCCCATCCGCCACCCCGAACAGTTTAAAAATTCACCGTTGGGCAGGATTCCGAAGGGGTGGGAAATTAATACAATTGGGTCACTCATTAAAGAGCTAGAGGCTGGAGCTAGTGTGAATGCATGGGATAGACCTGCTGGCGGAGGAGATTTTGGTGTTTTGAAAACCAGCTGTGTGTTTGGTGGAAAGTTTCTGCCAGAGGAAAACAAAACCGTTCTACCACGAGACCAAGCACGTGTTTCTTGCCCAGTAAGGGCTAACTCAATCATAATCAGCCGAATGAATACCCCTTTACTGGTTGGAGAAAGCGGCTATGTAAAAGAAGAACATCCAGGAATTTACCTCCCTGACCGTTTATGGCAAGCCGTAATGCGAGAAGAAAAAAGAGTCTCCGTGAAATGGTTGTCTCATGTGCTAAACTGGGAACCAGTAAGAAAATTTATTCGGGATATAGCCACCGGAACAAGCGGTAGCATGAAAAATATTTCAAAAGGAGTCTTTCTCTCGATCGAAATCAAAATTCCCCTTCCCGACGAACAAGAATCAATCGCCAATAGATTAGGTGCATTTGATGCAATCATGGCAAAAGAGTCGAAAAAATCATCAAAGTTACACCAATTGAAACAAGGCCTCATGCACGACCTCCTCACCGGCCGTGTCCGTATGCCAGAATCAATCCTCCAAAAATACCAAGCAGAGGTCGCCGCAGAATGA
- a CDS encoding hypothetical protein (Evidence 5 : Unknown function) — MVADARHPSYVSEWINLAARRTGGHLKRRNDREMAIRGGGNALDLAALKKLTVMYTAIICEYQDPIASNLKPRFPQDRSIRHISHLNPIGSQIEVFRGFD, encoded by the coding sequence ATGGTGGCGGACGCCCGGCACCCTTCGTACGTATCCGAGTGGATCAACTTGGCGGCGCGGCGGACGGGGGGGCACTTGAAAAGGCGGAACGATCGGGAAATGGCGATCCGAGGTGGGGGCAATGCTCTGGATCTTGCCGCGCTCAAAAAACTTACAGTTATGTATACAGCTATAATTTGTGAATATCAAGATCCAATTGCGTCGAATTTGAAGCCTAGATTCCCTCAGGATCGGTCTATACGACACATCAGCCACCTAAATCCAATAGGCAGCCAAATCGAGGTTTTTCGCGGCTTCGATTGA
- a CDS encoding conserved hypothetical protein (Evidence 4 : Unknown function but conserved in other organisms), with amino-acid sequence MERIAIKDIAVEVRRSARRKTVELSVERDGRVLLYAPDKTDQEKLEAMVREKLLWIYRQLGRKEEELYQMPAKEYVSGEGFYYRGRKYRLKILDEPQPFRNGEALRFQGNRFLMPRAVASRGREVFIHWYGKRAAEWIPKRVHMLQDRVGIQPESIEIRDLGFRWGSCTEKGKILFHWRLILLPPERIDYLILHELVHLHEHNHSPAFYERLRRAAPEYETHEEWLRRNGDQYGL; translated from the coding sequence ATGGAAAGAATCGCGATTAAGGACATCGCTGTCGAGGTGAGACGCAGTGCCCGCCGCAAAACCGTTGAACTGAGCGTGGAACGGGATGGGCGTGTTCTTCTCTATGCCCCGGATAAGACGGACCAGGAAAAACTGGAGGCCATGGTCCGGGAGAAACTCCTCTGGATTTACCGGCAGCTCGGCCGAAAAGAGGAAGAACTGTACCAGATGCCGGCAAAGGAGTATGTTTCCGGCGAAGGCTTCTATTATCGCGGGCGGAAATATCGGCTGAAGATCCTCGATGAACCGCAGCCCTTCAGGAATGGGGAGGCGCTTCGTTTCCAAGGGAACCGTTTTCTGATGCCCCGTGCTGTAGCTTCCAGGGGGCGGGAAGTGTTTATTCATTGGTATGGGAAACGTGCTGCCGAGTGGATTCCCAAGCGCGTCCATATGCTGCAAGACCGGGTAGGCATACAGCCGGAATCCATCGAGATTCGTGATCTTGGTTTCCGCTGGGGATCTTGCACGGAGAAAGGGAAGATTCTGTTTCATTGGCGGCTGATCCTTCTGCCACCGGAGCGGATCGATTATCTGATCCTTCATGAACTGGTACATCTTCACGAACACAACCACAGTCCGGCCTTTTATGAACGATTGAGGCGGGCTGCCCCGGAATATGAAACCCATGAAGAGTGGTTGCGGCGAAACGGAGACCAGTATGGGCTGTAG
- a CDS encoding Helicase, type I site-specific restriction-modification system restriction subunit has translation MSVPYRSPIPALDPDPQRETPNEWTTVERPLLQQLAAMGWEYLQGDMDYPQKTLRENFREVLLREPLCNAIRKINAAENLDDITMDRAIRELERSDKPGGMDRNRELTEKLIKGVSVPRATGGDSPHSRNVTVRFIDFDPDEQDNNSFLAINQFRIDTIGRVGFVIPDVILFVNGIPLVIIECKSPSLAETDDGGFWKPVESGITQLLRYSNQREEVELEEGVEHLFHWNQLMVSSCYYAARVATFGADYKHYVEWKDTAPFTEAEVLAEIGRPGKSLRSQEKLVAGMLRPAHLLDILRHFILFQVEEGKLTKLCPRYQQYRAVQKAMVRLAEGKTRERSEKRRDERGGIIWHTQGSGKSITMVQLVRKLRTTPGLCGFKVVVVTDRTSLEQQLQETAKLTGERVRPDKDDFRSGESGSDRVKRILSEDGPDLVFCMVQKNQDREGEVVVLEYEVPVPPPRKAASGDVVDYQVADDFDVPEAAEAKSRFELAQGMTKTLRQVIRNETEYPEVNPSEKILLLIDECHRSHTLSLHANLMRALPNAAKIGFTGTPIMNRDRGNTLNIFDDFIDKYSMKQAEEDEATVKILYEGRVPLGLVKNGARLDAQVPVRFSEFTEPEQQIIMQKFATERKVMEASKLIAVKARDMLHHYVRNILPGNCKAQVVAVSQEAVVLYQKALCAARDELVQAAEAIDPVLRALSEEELLQRSEDERSVVAASKDLERVKALEFAAVISKRHNQSADWDRWTDPNTIETHIADFKKPFEHKDKDKRSNLAILCVMRMLLTGFDAPVEQAIYLDRRMIEHDLLQAIARVNRKRLGKECGYVIDYIGIARELRAALTESEEGGEGGPRPPTGIDGVRDEIPRLRDRHQKALDVFRSRGIPDLMPIDPSVDLLEDEKIRAEFLNRVRAFLASLAIVMPRPEALPFVRDAKILGFIAKVAANLYRDSQLDLEGVDRRMKRLIDEYVSAQGIDPRIAPVAITDIHFLDEVKRKKNARARASEMKHALRHQIRLRYDEDPAHYKKLSERLEAIIQQLKDNWEALEEALRKFIRDELEREGKQTVPGLDPRLHAPFFGTLKEAIEKTQGQELKSDDPVFKEVVDLTVATVDEIREKIRLVDFWRDEHSRRSLEKSVYRSLLRSGKIARDKIAELATRVVDQARNLHRLLVWGNGKNRD, from the coding sequence ATGAGTGTGCCATACCGTTCACCCATCCCCGCTCTCGACCCGGACCCGCAGCGGGAAACCCCCAACGAGTGGACCACGGTGGAGCGCCCGCTCCTGCAGCAGTTGGCTGCCATGGGCTGGGAGTACCTGCAAGGTGATATGGATTACCCGCAAAAGACCTTGCGGGAAAACTTTCGTGAAGTGCTGCTGCGGGAGCCGCTGTGCAACGCCATTCGCAAAATCAATGCCGCCGAGAATCTGGACGATATCACCATGGACCGGGCCATCCGCGAACTGGAACGATCCGATAAGCCCGGCGGCATGGACCGCAACCGGGAACTGACCGAAAAACTGATCAAGGGGGTTTCGGTGCCGCGGGCCACCGGCGGCGACAGCCCCCATTCCCGCAATGTGACGGTCCGGTTCATCGATTTCGACCCGGACGAGCAGGACAATAACTCGTTTCTGGCCATCAATCAGTTCCGCATCGATACCATCGGCCGGGTGGGCTTTGTGATCCCGGACGTGATCCTGTTCGTCAACGGCATTCCCCTCGTCATCATCGAATGCAAGAGCCCCAGCCTGGCCGAGACCGATGACGGGGGTTTCTGGAAACCCGTGGAATCCGGCATCACCCAGTTGCTGCGCTACTCCAATCAACGCGAGGAGGTTGAACTGGAGGAGGGGGTGGAGCATCTCTTCCACTGGAATCAGCTGATGGTCTCCTCCTGCTACTACGCGGCACGCGTCGCCACCTTTGGCGCCGATTACAAACACTATGTGGAATGGAAGGATACCGCCCCATTCACCGAAGCCGAGGTGCTGGCCGAAATCGGCCGGCCGGGGAAGAGTCTTCGCAGCCAGGAAAAACTGGTGGCCGGCATGCTGCGTCCGGCCCATCTGCTCGACATCCTGCGTCATTTTATCCTGTTCCAGGTCGAGGAAGGCAAGCTCACCAAGCTTTGCCCGCGCTACCAGCAGTACCGGGCGGTGCAGAAAGCCATGGTGCGTCTGGCGGAAGGGAAGACGAGAGAACGGTCGGAAAAACGGCGGGACGAGCGCGGCGGCATTATCTGGCATACCCAGGGGTCCGGCAAGAGCATCACCATGGTGCAATTGGTGCGGAAACTGCGCACCACCCCCGGGCTTTGCGGCTTCAAGGTGGTGGTCGTCACCGACCGAACGTCATTGGAGCAGCAGCTCCAGGAGACCGCCAAACTGACGGGTGAGCGGGTCCGGCCGGATAAGGACGACTTCCGATCCGGAGAGTCCGGCAGCGACCGGGTGAAACGGATACTCAGTGAAGACGGTCCGGATCTGGTCTTCTGCATGGTCCAGAAGAATCAGGACCGCGAAGGCGAGGTGGTGGTCCTGGAATATGAGGTGCCGGTCCCGCCGCCTCGGAAGGCTGCATCCGGGGATGTTGTCGATTATCAGGTTGCAGACGACTTTGACGTGCCAGAAGCCGCTGAGGCAAAATCCCGTTTTGAATTGGCCCAGGGCATGACGAAAACCCTGCGCCAGGTGATTCGCAACGAAACGGAATATCCTGAGGTGAACCCTTCCGAGAAAATCCTGCTTCTGATCGATGAGTGTCACCGTTCCCACACCTTGAGCCTCCATGCCAACCTGATGCGGGCCCTGCCCAATGCCGCCAAGATCGGCTTTACCGGCACGCCGATCATGAACCGTGATCGCGGCAATACCTTGAACATCTTCGATGACTTCATCGACAAGTATTCTATGAAACAGGCCGAGGAGGACGAGGCGACCGTCAAAATCCTCTACGAAGGCAGGGTGCCCTTGGGGCTGGTGAAGAATGGGGCCCGGCTCGATGCCCAGGTGCCCGTCCGGTTTTCCGAATTCACCGAACCCGAGCAGCAGATCATCATGCAGAAATTCGCCACCGAACGGAAGGTGATGGAGGCCTCGAAACTCATTGCGGTCAAGGCCAGGGACATGCTCCATCATTATGTGCGGAACATTCTGCCCGGGAACTGCAAGGCCCAGGTGGTCGCCGTCAGCCAGGAGGCGGTGGTCCTTTACCAAAAAGCCCTGTGCGCTGCCCGTGACGAGCTGGTCCAAGCGGCGGAAGCCATCGACCCGGTCCTGCGGGCCCTTTCCGAAGAGGAACTGCTTCAGCGCTCCGAGGACGAGCGATCCGTGGTGGCGGCAAGTAAGGACCTGGAACGTGTCAAAGCGCTGGAATTTGCCGCCGTCATTTCAAAGAGGCACAACCAAAGCGCGGATTGGGACCGGTGGACCGACCCCAACACCATTGAAACCCATATCGCCGACTTCAAGAAACCCTTCGAGCATAAGGACAAAGACAAACGCAGCAATCTGGCGATCCTCTGTGTGATGCGGATGCTCTTGACCGGATTCGACGCCCCGGTGGAGCAGGCCATCTACCTTGATCGCCGTATGATCGAGCATGACCTTCTCCAGGCCATCGCCCGGGTCAACCGGAAACGTCTTGGCAAGGAATGCGGGTACGTGATCGATTATATCGGGATTGCCAGGGAACTGCGGGCGGCCTTGACGGAATCGGAAGAAGGCGGCGAGGGAGGCCCCCGCCCGCCAACGGGCATCGATGGGGTGCGGGATGAAATACCCCGCCTGAGGGACCGGCACCAGAAGGCCCTCGATGTCTTTCGCTCCCGTGGTATCCCGGATCTGATGCCCATCGATCCCTCTGTGGACCTGCTGGAAGACGAAAAAATCCGGGCGGAATTTTTGAACCGGGTGCGGGCGTTTCTGGCAAGCCTCGCCATCGTCATGCCCCGGCCGGAGGCCTTGCCTTTTGTGCGGGACGCCAAGATTTTGGGCTTTATCGCCAAGGTGGCGGCCAACCTCTACCGTGACAGCCAGCTCGACCTGGAGGGCGTTGATCGCCGTATGAAGCGGCTGATCGATGAGTATGTTTCGGCGCAGGGTATCGATCCGCGGATTGCACCGGTGGCGATCACGGATATTCATTTTCTGGATGAGGTCAAGCGCAAGAAGAACGCCCGGGCCAGGGCGTCGGAGATGAAGCACGCCCTGCGCCATCAGATCCGGCTTCGCTACGATGAAGATCCTGCGCATTACAAAAAATTGAGCGAACGGCTGGAGGCAATCATCCAGCAGCTCAAAGATAACTGGGAGGCCCTGGAAGAGGCACTCCGAAAATTCATTCGGGATGAATTGGAACGGGAAGGAAAGCAGACCGTGCCGGGACTTGACCCGCGTTTGCATGCCCCCTTTTTCGGGACATTGAAGGAGGCGATCGAAAAAACGCAAGGTCAGGAATTGAAAAGTGATGACCCGGTTTTCAAGGAAGTGGTCGATTTGACCGTGGCCACGGTGGATGAGATTCGGGAAAAAATACGACTGGTAGATTTCTGGCGGGATGAACACAGCCGCCGGTCCCTGGAAAAGTCGGTGTACAGGTCCCTCTTGCGAAGCGGGAAGATTGCCAGGGACAAAATAGCGGAACTGGCCACCCGAGTGGTTGACCAGGCCAGAAACCTTCATCGGCTGTTGGTGTGGGGCAATGGAAAGAATCGCGATTAA
- a CDS encoding conserved hypothetical protein (Evidence 4 : Unknown function but conserved in other organisms): MRKEKKTQMTASPKRSHDPAASPPLPDGYQVFLGEVSSLQSEAIKQAVRAVNPVLVASYCELGRRIVEFEQGGRERADYGAQVIERLSRDLTEKFAKGFSLQNLQHMRQLYTVYPPGQIRRTVSGDSLGSMCQAVSRKLAEQKISGTATRIFPLDDLMAALPLSWSYEGHLSKKIENTRRLLDERAGRKTGDVP; this comes from the coding sequence ATGAGGAAGGAAAAGAAAACGCAAATGACCGCCTCCCCAAAACGATCTCATGATCCGGCCGCATCGCCGCCGCTTCCGGACGGCTATCAGGTTTTTCTCGGCGAGGTCTCCTCCTTGCAGTCAGAGGCCATAAAGCAGGCGGTCCGGGCGGTCAATCCTGTCCTGGTTGCCAGCTACTGCGAACTTGGCAGAAGAATCGTCGAATTTGAACAGGGCGGCAGAGAGCGGGCCGACTATGGCGCTCAAGTGATTGAACGACTTTCCCGGGATCTGACCGAAAAATTCGCAAAGGGATTCTCCCTGCAGAATTTGCAACATATGCGACAATTATATACGGTCTATCCACCCGGGCAGATTCGCCGGACCGTGTCTGGCGATTCCCTAGGTTCGATGTGCCAAGCCGTGTCTCGGAAATTGGCCGAACAAAAAATATCCGGGACGGCTACCCGGATTTTCCCGCTTGATGACCTGATGGCTGCTCTCCCGCTTTCCTGGTCCTATGAGGGCCACTTGTCAAAGAAGATCGAGAACACTCGGCGGTTACTGGATGAAAGGGCGGGGCGAAAAACCGGAGATGTACCATGA
- a CDS encoding Toxin-antitoxin system, toxin component, Fic family has protein sequence MATPQDKLAESLAVLKKLQDEGLVAIHTKNMTRTHRERLVKSGFIIEVMKGWYVPSRPEEPAGESTAWYASFWGFCADYLNSRFGDQWYLSPEQSLSIHSGNWNIPGQLLVRTPKGGNKPTALLHQTSILDARLKLPDRNDIERKENLRIMIMPAALIACTPGFYLNNAVDARAVLSMISDASEILHRLLEGGHSTIAGRLAGAFRNIGKNAIADNIIETMRSAGYSITENDPFNEKLAIIFNERELSPYVNRIRMNWADMRGIVMETFPQPPEFRQNTDEYLKQVDDIYLTDAYHSLSIEGYRVSEALIERVRSGSWEPEINKRDKEYADALAARGYWQAFQAVKKSLVKVLNGDSSGTVAGIDHAIWYRELFATSVNAGLISASDLAGYRSQPVYIRKSMHVPPRYEAVRDLMPAFFTLLKDEKEPAVRAVLGHFFFVYIHPYVDGNGRMGKFLMNVMLASGGYPWTVIPFETRNDYMAALEEASVRKNIEPFYRFLAELVQKGMTH, from the coding sequence ATGGCAACTCCACAAGATAAACTTGCAGAATCTCTTGCCGTTCTGAAAAAACTTCAGGACGAAGGCCTTGTTGCAATTCATACAAAAAACATGACGCGCACTCACCGGGAACGTCTTGTCAAAAGCGGTTTCATCATAGAAGTGATGAAGGGATGGTATGTCCCGTCCCGCCCAGAAGAACCAGCCGGAGAGAGTACGGCCTGGTATGCCTCATTTTGGGGATTTTGTGCTGATTATCTTAACTCAAGGTTTGGTGATCAGTGGTACCTGTCCCCTGAACAATCATTGAGCATTCATAGCGGAAACTGGAATATCCCCGGACAGCTACTTGTCCGAACCCCTAAAGGTGGCAATAAACCGACAGCCCTTCTCCATCAAACATCCATACTGGACGCTCGCCTGAAATTGCCAGACAGGAATGATATAGAACGTAAAGAAAACCTGCGGATTATGATCATGCCCGCTGCATTGATTGCATGTACTCCCGGATTTTATTTAAATAATGCTGTAGATGCCCGCGCTGTGCTGTCCATGATCTCTGATGCATCTGAGATTTTACACAGGCTTCTTGAAGGCGGACACAGCACAATAGCCGGAAGACTTGCAGGAGCTTTTCGAAATATCGGGAAAAACGCTATCGCTGACAATATCATTGAGACAATGAGATCTGCCGGATACAGCATTACAGAAAATGATCCTTTTAATGAAAAACTTGCCATCATTTTTAATGAGCGTGAGCTTTCTCCATATGTCAACCGGATACGGATGAACTGGGCAGATATGCGTGGTATTGTCATGGAAACCTTTCCGCAGCCCCCTGAATTTCGCCAGAACACGGATGAATATCTTAAACAAGTCGATGATATATATCTGACCGACGCCTATCATTCGCTTTCGATAGAAGGATATCGCGTCAGTGAAGCGCTTATTGAACGTGTCCGCTCAGGAAGTTGGGAGCCGGAAATAAACAAAAGAGATAAGGAGTACGCAGATGCTTTGGCCGCTCGTGGTTACTGGCAGGCTTTTCAGGCGGTAAAGAAAAGCTTGGTAAAAGTTCTGAATGGTGACTCTTCCGGGACAGTGGCAGGTATTGATCATGCCATATGGTACAGAGAATTATTTGCCACGAGTGTAAACGCGGGTCTGATTTCTGCATCTGACCTTGCCGGTTACCGCAGTCAGCCTGTCTATATCCGAAAATCAATGCATGTACCGCCCCGCTACGAAGCCGTGCGCGATCTTATGCCAGCATTCTTCACTCTTCTAAAAGATGAAAAGGAACCCGCTGTAAGGGCTGTTTTGGGTCACTTTTTCTTTGTGTATATCCATCCGTATGTTGATGGGAATGGCCGCATGGGAAAATTCCTGATGAATGTAATGTTAGCCAGCGGCGGCTATCCATGGACAGTTATTCCGTTTGAAACCCGCAATGACTACATGGCTGCCCTGGAAGAAGCAAGCGTAAGAAAGAATATTGAACCGTTTTACAGATTTCTGGCTGAACTCGTTCAAAAAGGAATGACACATTGA
- a CDS encoding transposase (fragment) has protein sequence MVYGILFRAVSETIKELMQDSRYPGTEVGFIATLHTWSQTLMDHPHIHRIVIEGGLSRDGKRWVLCKGKFFLPVKVLSRLFRGKFLACLKEAYEKGKFIFPGRIASLKEKETFKVLLKDLYAHEWVVSCKSPFRSAETVVDYLGR, from the coding sequence GTGGTCTATGGCATTCTTTTCAGGGCGGTATCGGAAACCATCAAGGAGTTGATGCAAGATAGCAGGTACCCGGGAACGGAAGTGGGCTTCATCGCGACCCTGCATACCTGGTCGCAGACCCTCATGGACCACCCCCATATTCATCGCATCGTCATAGAAGGAGGGTTGTCCCGGGACGGAAAGCGGTGGGTATTGTGTAAGGGAAAGTTTTTCCTTCCCGTAAAGGTGCTCTCCCGGTTGTTCCGGGGGAAGTTCCTGGCCTGCCTCAAAGAGGCCTATGAAAAGGGGAAGTTTATATTTCCTGGCAGGATCGCGTCGTTGAAGGAGAAAGAGACCTTCAAGGTCCTGCTCAAGGATCTCTATGCACACGAGTGGGTGGTTTCCTGTAAATCCCCGTTCCGGAGCGCAGAAACGGTGGTGGATTATCTCGGACGCTAA
- a CDS encoding hypothetical protein (Evidence 5 : Unknown function): MEKPKLLDQVRAALRVLHMSYRTEQTYVHWIKRFIFFHNRKHPLEMGEAQVSAFLSYLAVEKRVAASTRNQALCAILFLYRNVLKKDLGWIDNIERAKRPRRLPVAQDAVVPDLHEPIGQDVQQKASDELKGIQGHELCRIMVSAITITEGDPAILQHHQFLVRDGNPAGLASEIIHHRFCAPERGFTGNHPLVCIEILEQDLEGLFLLQRRDPARKYKLPLFIGLFEAGQELPPEQPGEHLYGKEKLSLTQYPPLSVPGQPSFYDDAMNMGVVHEGLRPGMQGRDEAHFRSRVPAILHQLLDGFRYRPEKNAIDHPLIKILLFVSEIAVVTPDIIGLNSIHA, encoded by the coding sequence ATGGAAAAGCCGAAACTCCTCGACCAGGTCCGGGCTGCGCTTCGTGTCCTGCACATGAGCTATCGCACCGAACAGACTTACGTCCATTGGATCAAGCGGTTCATTTTCTTCCACAACCGGAAGCACCCACTGGAAATGGGAGAAGCCCAGGTCAGCGCTTTCCTGAGCTATCTGGCTGTGGAAAAAAGGGTGGCGGCCTCCACCCGGAATCAGGCGCTCTGCGCCATCCTGTTTCTTTACCGCAACGTGCTCAAGAAAGACCTCGGCTGGATCGACAACATCGAACGGGCCAAAAGACCCCGCCGGCTTCCGGTTGCTCAGGATGCCGTAGTGCCTGATCTTCATGAACCCATCGGGCAGGATGTGCAGCAAAAAGCGTCGGATGAACTCAAGGGCATCCAGGGTCATGAGCTTTGTCGCATCATGGTCAGTGCGATCACGATAACGGAAGGTGACCCGGCCATTCTCCAGCACCACCAATTTCTGGTTCGAGATGGCAACCCGGCGGGTTTAGCGTCCGAGATAATCCACCACCGTTTCTGCGCTCCGGAACGGGGATTTACAGGAAACCACCCACTCGTGTGCATAGAGATCCTTGAGCAGGACCTTGAAGGTCTCTTTCTCCTTCAACGACGCGATCCTGCCAGGAAATATAAACTTCCCCTTTTCATAGGCCTCTTTGAGGCAGGCCAGGAACTTCCCCCGGAACAACCGGGAGAGCACCTTTACGGGAAGGAAAAACTTTCCCTTACACAATACCCACCGCTTTCCGTCCCGGGACAACCCTCCTTCTATGACGATGCGATGAATATGGGGGTGGTCCATGAGGGTCTGCGACCAGGTATGCAGGGTCGCGATGAAGCCCACTTCCGTTCCCGGGTACCTGCTATCTTGCATCAACTCCTTGATGGTTTCCGATACCGCCCTGAAAAGAATGCCATAGACCACCCCCTAATAAAAATATTATTGTTTGTTTCAGAAATTGCGGTAGTCACTCCAGACATTATTGGGCTCAATTCTATACATGCATAG